GAAAGCCGGGCGGCCGAGGCGTTCGGCGCCGCGGACGCGAGCGGGGTGCGGCTCAGCCTGCTGCCCTACGACTCGGCGACCGGCAGTCTGGTGGAGTACGACGTCGTGATCTCGACGCTGCCGCCCCGTGCGGCGGACGGCCTGGCGGCCCAGCTGGCGGACCGGGGGAGTGCCCCGTCGCCGGGTGACGTGCCTCCGGTCCTTCTGGACGTCGCGTACGAGCCGTGGCCCAGTGCACTGGCCTCCGCGTGGTCCGCCCGGGGCGGGACCGTGGTGCCGGGGCTGGAGATGCTGCTCTACCAGGCGGTCGAACAAGTGCTTCTCTTTACCGGAAACGGGCCCGAGAAGGCCCCTCGCGTCATCGACGCGATGTGTGACGCAGTGAACGCACCCCGACGCGGGTGACCGGGCACAAGCATGGCAGGATGGACATATGTTTCGTTGGTTAACCGCTGGTGAGTCTCATGGCCCCGCGCTCGTCGGGATCGTCGAAGGCGTCCCGGCAGGCGTCGAACTGTCGAGCGAGGACGTCCGTGACGCCCTCGCTCGGCGCCGTCTCGGTTACGGCCGCGGCGCCCGGATGAAGTTCGAACAGGACGAGGTCACCATCATCGGTGGCGTCCGGCACGGCCTGACCCAGGGCGGCCCCGTGGCCATCGAGGTGGGCAACACCGAATGGCCCAAGTGGGAGCGCGTCATGTCCGCGGATCCCGTGGATCCGGAGGAGTTGGCCACCTCGGCCCGCAACGCCCCTCTGACGCGTCCGCGCCCCGGCCACGCCGACTTCACCGGCATGCAGAAGTACGGCTTCCCTGAAGCCCGCCCGGTCCTGGAGCGCGCCAGCGCCCGTGAGACGGCCACCCGCGTGGCCCTCGGCACCGTGGCCGCGAAGTTCCTCCGCCAGCTCGGCGTCGAACTCATCAGCCACACCACCGCGGTGGGCACCGTCGCCGTGCCGGATGGCACGCCGCTGCCCTCGCCGTCGGACCTGATCGCGCTCGACGCGGATCCGCTGCGCTGCTTCGACCGCGAGACCTCGGACGCCATGGTGGCCGAGGTGGATGCCGCTCACAAGGAGGGCGAGACCCTCGGCGGTGTCGTCGAGGTACTCGCCTACGGCCTTCCGCCGGGACTCGGCAGCTACGTGCACTGGGACCGCCGCCTGGACGCCCGCCTGGCGTCCGCGCTCATGGGCATCCAGGCCATCAAGGGCGTGGAGGTCGGCGACGGCTTCGCCACGGCCGCCCGCCGCGGCTCCGCCGCACACGACGAGATGGTCAAGGACGAGAACGGCGAGATCTCCCGCCTGAGCAACCGCGCCGGCGGCATCGAAGGCGGCATGAGCATCGGGACCGTGCTGCGCGTCCGCGCCGCCATGAAGCCGATCGCCACCGTGCCCCGCGCGCTCCAGACCGTGGACGTCACGACGGGTGAGGCCGCCAAGGCCCATCACCAGCGCTCGGACGTCTGTGCCGTGCCCGCGGCCGGCGTCGTGGCCGAGGCCATGGTGGCCCTGGTCCTCGCGGAGGCCATGCTGGAGAAGTTCGGCGGTGACTCGGTGGCCGAGACCCGCCGCAACCTCCAGAACTACCTGGCAGCCATCCCGGAGGAGCTCAGCTCCTCCGGCCACTGATACGGCAACTGAAACACAGGGAGCCCCACATGCCTTCTGATGAGGCAGCAGACAGCACGGCGATCGTCCTGGTCGGCCCCATGGCGGCCGGGAAGAGCGCCGTGGGACGGGCCCTGGCGGCGTTGCTCCAGGGCGAGTACGTGGACACGGACGAGGTCTTCGTCCTGGAGAACGGCCCGATCACGGAATACTTCGAGGCCCACGGCGAGGACGCGTTCCGCGCCGCGGAGGCCTCGATCGTGGCGCGCGCCGTGGCTGGCGACGTCCCCATGACCCACCCCGAAGCGCCGCGGATCATCTCCCTCGGGGGCGGGTCCGTGGTGGCCGAGGCGTCCCGCGCGGCCATCGCGCCGTGCCGTGTGGTGTACCTGGAACCGGACCTGGCCACGGTCCTCCCGCGCATCGCCCGGGACACCGGCAGGCCCATGCTCACGGGTGACGCGGCCGAGCGCTGGCTCACACTCTTCGAACAGCGGCGCCACCTCTACCAGGCGGCAGCCGAGCTGACCGTCGACGTGCGCCATGGAAGCCCGGAGGACTTCGCCCTGGAGATCGCCAGGGCGCTGGACCTCCCCGGAATCACAGCAAAGGACAGCAGCGAGTGACGCATCCCGAGACGGTCATCAAGGTCACCGGCAATCGCCCGGAGGAGAACTACGACGTCGTGGTGGGCCGCGGCCTTCTGGCGCAGCTTCCGGGCCGCCTGGGCGAGCGCGTCAAACGCGTCCTGGTGGTCCACCCCCGCGCGCTCCGTCTGACCGGCGACGCCGTCCGTGACGAGCTCGAGTCCGCGGGCTTCACCGCCGTCACGGCCGAGATCCCGGACGCCGAGGAAGGCAAGCACATCCAGGTGGCCGCGTTCTGCTGGCAGGTCCTGGGGCAGAA
The nucleotide sequence above comes from Arthrobacter woluwensis. Encoded proteins:
- a CDS encoding shikimate kinase; protein product: MPSDEAADSTAIVLVGPMAAGKSAVGRALAALLQGEYVDTDEVFVLENGPITEYFEAHGEDAFRAAEASIVARAVAGDVPMTHPEAPRIISLGGGSVVAEASRAAIAPCRVVYLEPDLATVLPRIARDTGRPMLTGDAAERWLTLFEQRRHLYQAAAELTVDVRHGSPEDFALEIARALDLPGITAKDSSE
- the aroC gene encoding chorismate synthase, producing the protein MFRWLTAGESHGPALVGIVEGVPAGVELSSEDVRDALARRRLGYGRGARMKFEQDEVTIIGGVRHGLTQGGPVAIEVGNTEWPKWERVMSADPVDPEELATSARNAPLTRPRPGHADFTGMQKYGFPEARPVLERASARETATRVALGTVAAKFLRQLGVELISHTTAVGTVAVPDGTPLPSPSDLIALDADPLRCFDRETSDAMVAEVDAAHKEGETLGGVVEVLAYGLPPGLGSYVHWDRRLDARLASALMGIQAIKGVEVGDGFATAARRGSAAHDEMVKDENGEISRLSNRAGGIEGGMSIGTVLRVRAAMKPIATVPRALQTVDVTTGEAAKAHHQRSDVCAVPAAGVVAEAMVALVLAEAMLEKFGGDSVAETRRNLQNYLAAIPEELSSSGH